In the genome of Sphingomonas alpina, the window TGGATGGAGCTCAACAACAGCTTTTCCGCGCAATGGCCCAATGTCACGCGCAAGTCCGATCAGACCCCGGCCGACGCCGACGAGCACAAGGGCGAAGAGGGCAAGTACGACAAGTACTTCTCGCCCGAGCCCGGCGCGGGGGACTAATCAAGGTTCGATGTTGCCCGATCTGGGTCGGTTTCAGCGTTAATTGCCTGTGTCCAGCCATGTTTGGCTGGTAATTTTATTACGACTATGTTAAATAGCCGGAGACGGAAGGCACGGTTGCGCGTTCTTCCGGTCTGGAGACGTACTGAAATCAACACTCCCCATCGCGTGACCCGGCACCGCTGCCGTCGCGCTTCTCCGGGGGCATCGGTCCACAGAAAGGCTCAACGGAATGGCTGCCAAGGCGCTGTCCTTCGACGTCGGCGATTATGTCGTTTACCCCAAGCACGGCGTTGGCCGTGTCATCGAGCTGCAACGGCAGGAAATCGCCGGCATGCAACTCGAACTCTATGTGCTGCGCTTCGAGAAAGAGCGCATGACGCTTCGCGTGCCCACCAACAAGGCCGAGTCGGTCGGGATGCGCAAGCTTTCCTCGGACAAGACGCTGCGTGAGGCGCTCGATACGCTGACCGGCAAGCCTCGCGTCAAGCGCACCATGTGGTCGCGCCGCGCGCAGGAATATGAAGCGAAGATCAATTCGGGCGACCTGGTGTCGATCGCCGAAGTGGTCCGCGATCTGTTCCGTGCCGACGACCAGCCCGAGCAGAGCTATTCGGAGCGTCAGATCTTCGAAGGCGCGACCAGCCGCCTCGCCCGCGAACTCGCGGCGATGGAGCAGGTCGATGAACCGACCGCACAGGAAAAGATCCTGGAGATTCTGCGCAAGGCCGCAGCGATCCACAACAAGGACAAGGTTCCCGCCTGATCGGGACCTGACCGGATGAACGAAGAGGGCGGCCAGCGATGGTCGCCCTTTTTGCTTGCGCCTTCGTCTCTTGGTGTGTTATCGAACCAATACACAGTGGAGAGAGTTTCATGCGCCTGTTCGCCACCATCGCCGTCCTTCCGCTCGCCGCCTGCTCCTTCGGTTCGGAGTCTGCAGATGCGAAACAGGGGCTTCCCGGGTCGGGCAGCGGCACGACGCGTACCTTCGCTGCGGCCGGTTTTGACCAGGTCGACCTGCGCGGATCGGACGATATCGATATCCGCGTCGGCACCGGTTTCTCGGTTCGCGCCGAAGGCCCGTCCAAGGAACTCGACAAGCTCAAGATCGAGAAGATCGGCAACACGCTGAAGGTCGGCCGGATCAACAGCGCCGGCTTCAACTGGGGCGACGACCAGAAGGGCGTGAAGATTTTCGTGACCATGCCGCGCATTGCCGGGGCGGGAATCGCGGGATCGGGCGATATGACGATCGATCGTATCGATGGGCAGAATTTCGCCGGCGAAACCGCCGGATCGGGCAACATGACGATCGCCGCACTGAATGTGCAGACCGGCAAATTCTCGATCGCTGGCTCAGGCGACATGAGCGTTGCGGGCACCGCGAAACAATTGTCGATGAAGATCGCCGGATCCGGCGACATCGATGCCGGCGGCGTCAAAGCGGAAGGGGCGAGCGTCTCGATCGCCGGGTCGGGCAGCGCCACCGCCGAGGTGAACGGTCCCGCCGATGTCTCCGTTGTCGGTTCGGGCGACGTCGATCTCGGCAAGGGCGCGAAATGCACCACATCGAAGATGGGATCGGGCGAGGTCCATTGCGGCTGATCCCCTGACGAACGGGTCCGCGAGTCAGGCCGGATTCGCAGCCAGTCCGCGGATACGCTTGGCACCGTGACGGATCAATGCGATGCAGGCCGCATGATCCGTCACCTGATCGCCGCCAGCCTGTTGTTCCTTCCCGTCGGCGCAGAGGCCGCCGACCGGACCTATTCCATCGGCAGCTTCGACCGTATCCGTATCGACGGCCCGTTCGACGTCCGGCTCGATACCGGCAAGGCTCCGAGTGCGCGGGCCGATGCCGATTCCCGGACGCTCGACCGGCTTGCGATCCGCGTCGAAGGCAGCACTTTGATCATTCGCATGGGCAATGATGGCTGGGGCGAGACGCCGACGACGGCCGGCACATCACCGGTCATTACCCTGTCCACGCCGACGCTGCGCTCAATCAACGTCAATGCCGGCGCGCGGCTGACCGTCGGCGGAATGGCCGGGCAGCGGCTCGATCTCGCCGTCAACGGATCCGGCGTGCTGAGCGTCAACGGAATTGCCGCGGATCAGCTCAATGCCACAGTGATCGGCAGCGGGACCGTCACGCTGAGCGGCCGTGCGGCGAAAACGCGGCTGATGACCAATGGCCCCGGTACGATCGACGCCAGTGCACTCGATGTCAGCGACCTGATCATACGGCTCGACGGCACCGGCGAGACGCGCGCCGCAGCCCGCTATACGGCGGCGGTGACCACCACCGGACTGGGGCGCGTGACCGTCGGCGGCGAACCCGCCTGTGTGATCAAGGCGATGGCCGGCGGACCGGTCTCATGCGGAAAACCCAAACCGCCTAGATGAGGCCCAGACCCGACAGCTTGCCCATCAGCGCCGCGGGCATGACATCGCCGGCCACTTCATCCACGCCCAGATCGACCGGCGCATCGGCATCTTCCAGATAGCGCCAGCCCTGATGCGCGCGTTTGGGCCGAGCATGAGTCAGGATGAGGTGGGGATCGATATGGATCGCCACTCTGCCGCCCTCCGCTTCGCCGAACTGCAGGATCGGCGAGCGCGCAACGAGCTGATGCTTGATGATCCAGAACAGCGACCCCTGGCCGGCGACTTCCTCATGCCGTTTGGGAAGGTAGCGCGTGGTGAGGAAGACCGGCCCAGCCTCGGCACGCGCCAGCAGGCGCTCGGCAAGATCCTCGATACCGGTGGCGCCGAACGCGACCTTGGTGAGATGAAGCGGCATCCGTTCGAAATGGGCGCGAAGCGGCTAGCCGCCAAGCCCCCAAAGCGAGGCAAGGCCGAGGAAACAGAAAAATCCCATCACATCGGTCATCATCGTCACGAACACGGCCGACGATACGGCAGGATCGACTCCGGCGCGTTCGAGGCTGACCGGAATCAGCACGCCGGACAGGCCGGCGACGAGATTGTTCATGACCATCGCCATGGCGATGACGATCGCCAGGTCGGAATTGCCGAAGATCAGCCAGGTACCCATGCCGATCAATATGCCGAGCATCGCGCCATTGGCGGCGGCGATGCGGAATTCGCGCAGGATCATCCGTGCGGTGTTCGAACTGGTCAGCTGATTGGTGGCAAGCGCGCGCACCACCACGGCCAGGGTCTGAGTGCCGGCATTGCCGCCCATGCCCGAGACGATCGGCAT includes:
- a CDS encoding CarD family transcriptional regulator, with protein sequence MAAKALSFDVGDYVVYPKHGVGRVIELQRQEIAGMQLELYVLRFEKERMTLRVPTNKAESVGMRKLSSDKTLREALDTLTGKPRVKRTMWSRRAQEYEAKINSGDLVSIAEVVRDLFRADDQPEQSYSERQIFEGATSRLARELAAMEQVDEPTAQEKILEILRKAAAIHNKDKVPA
- a CDS encoding head GIN domain-containing protein, yielding MRLFATIAVLPLAACSFGSESADAKQGLPGSGSGTTRTFAAAGFDQVDLRGSDDIDIRVGTGFSVRAEGPSKELDKLKIEKIGNTLKVGRINSAGFNWGDDQKGVKIFVTMPRIAGAGIAGSGDMTIDRIDGQNFAGETAGSGNMTIAALNVQTGKFSIAGSGDMSVAGTAKQLSMKIAGSGDIDAGGVKAEGASVSIAGSGSATAEVNGPADVSVVGSGDVDLGKGAKCTTSKMGSGEVHCG
- a CDS encoding GIN domain-containing protein, with the translated sequence MIRHLIAASLLFLPVGAEAADRTYSIGSFDRIRIDGPFDVRLDTGKAPSARADADSRTLDRLAIRVEGSTLIIRMGNDGWGETPTTAGTSPVITLSTPTLRSINVNAGARLTVGGMAGQRLDLAVNGSGVLSVNGIAADQLNATVIGSGTVTLSGRAAKTRLMTNGPGTIDASALDVSDLIIRLDGTGETRAAARYTAAVTTTGLGRVTVGGEPACVIKAMAGGPVSCGKPKPPR
- a CDS encoding DUF1489 family protein, translated to MPLHLTKVAFGATGIEDLAERLLARAEAGPVFLTTRYLPKRHEEVAGQGSLFWIIKHQLVARSPILQFGEAEGGRVAIHIDPHLILTHARPKRAHQGWRYLEDADAPVDLGVDEVAGDVMPAALMGKLSGLGLI